The following coding sequences lie in one Cyanobacterium sp. Dongsha4 genomic window:
- a CDS encoding type II toxin-antitoxin system VapC family toxin, which produces MGLLEVIKGKKIYLDTNIFIYAVEGYEEYLEHLDLLFNYLEHGLLQAITSELSLSEVLVKPMIDENIHLQNIYQDMIQTSSSLEVINIDRKILIESANIRSKTKIKLPDSIHGATAIFNNCSDFLTNDKQLNLLPDINVIILEDLLNK; this is translated from the coding sequence ATGGGATTATTAGAAGTTATTAAAGGTAAAAAAATTTATTTAGATACTAATATTTTTATTTATGCTGTCGAAGGCTATGAAGAATATTTAGAACATTTAGACTTGTTATTTAATTATTTAGAACATGGTCTTTTACAAGCTATTACCAGTGAGTTGAGCCTGTCAGAAGTTTTGGTTAAACCAATGATAGATGAAAATATTCATCTACAAAATATTTATCAAGATATGATTCAAACTTCTTCTAGTTTAGAGGTAATAAACATTGATAGAAAAATCCTAATAGAGTCAGCAAACATAAGAAGCAAAACGAAAATTAAGTTACCTGATTCTATTCATGGGGCTACCGCAATTTTCAATAATTGTTCCGATTTTTTAACTAATGACAAACAGTTAAATTTATTACCTGATATTAACGTTATTATTTTGGAGGATTTACTGAATAAATGA
- a CDS encoding restriction endonuclease subunit S, producing the protein MTKNKHNLPDGWQWVKLGDVCEIINGSTPKSTIDEYWNGDIVWITPTDLGQLSTPIIKDSLRKITEKGYKSCNTNIVPKGSIIFSCRAPIGHIGIADVSLCTNQGCKSFVLKENIDQWFLYYYIKESVPELQSLGSGATFKEISKSKLATFPILLPPIDEQKRIASILNEQMSAVERARKAAEAQLEAINQLPSALLRRAFNGEL; encoded by the coding sequence ATGACTAAAAATAAGCACAATTTACCTGATGGTTGGCAATGGGTTAAATTAGGTGATGTTTGTGAGATTATTAATGGTTCAACCCCAAAATCGACAATAGATGAATATTGGAATGGTGATATAGTATGGATTACACCTACTGATTTAGGACAATTATCAACGCCAATCATTAAAGATTCTCTAAGAAAAATAACAGAGAAAGGTTATAAAAGCTGTAATACAAATATTGTACCTAAAGGATCAATAATTTTTTCTTGTAGAGCACCAATAGGTCATATTGGAATAGCAGATGTTTCTCTGTGTACGAATCAAGGTTGTAAAAGTTTTGTGTTAAAAGAGAATATAGATCAATGGTTTCTTTATTATTATATTAAAGAATCAGTCCCTGAGTTACAGTCGTTAGGTAGTGGAGCAACTTTTAAAGAAATTTCTAAGTCTAAACTAGCTACTTTTCCGATTCTGTTACCGCCGATAGATGAACAAAAACGCATCGCATCGATACTGAATGAGCAAATGTCAGCAGTGGAAAGGGCAAGGAAAGCCGCAGAAGCTCAACTGGAAGCAATAAATCAACTACCATCCGCCTTATTAAGACGTGCCTTTAATGGAGAATTATAA
- a CDS encoding N-6 DNA methylase produces MSSKNGKNNIKQFNTQQSLNSYIKGICDIMRRSNCTSALQYVPELTWLLFLRILDDIEQQEAEGMEVLGLDFHYSLEYPYRWQDWASPNGTKRLELTMSGNLGDFMNFVNGGYDNDGKPFGLLPTLKTLKDKPKATPRQKIISEVLSATDKVRIDSERNLLDVLDKVHEIRNVDDTHIFPISQVYEGLLLKMGEKNNDGGQFFTPREVIRAIVTAINPQIGETVYDPASGTGGFLAQTYEHISNQLGDDITAEQLETLKHQTFYGREKENLIYPIALANLMLHGIDQPNLWHGNTLTGSAVYGDLFKNAPQLFDVILTNPPFGGKEHKEVQAKFSYKTSATQVLFLQHLIDSLNHNGRCGVVLDEGVLFRTNETAFVQTKKKLLNDCDLWCIVSLPAGTFAAAGGGVKANILFFTKGKPTEKIWYYDLSEVKVTKRQPLTSKHFEEFLELLPDRQDSERSWTVTREEIEQKNYDLKAVNPNIKVEEDDQTPEELIQFIETKSQEVQLVLNNLRKG; encoded by the coding sequence ATGAGCAGTAAAAACGGTAAAAACAACATCAAACAATTTAACACCCAACAAAGCCTCAACAGCTATATTAAAGGTATCTGTGACATTATGAGGCGATCGAACTGTACCAGTGCCTTACAATACGTTCCCGAATTAACATGGTTGTTATTTTTGCGTATCCTTGATGACATCGAACAACAAGAAGCTGAAGGTATGGAAGTATTAGGCTTAGACTTTCATTACTCCCTTGAATACCCTTACCGTTGGCAAGATTGGGCATCTCCTAACGGCACAAAACGGCTAGAGTTAACCATGAGTGGCAACTTAGGGGATTTTATGAACTTCGTTAACGGCGGTTACGACAATGACGGTAAACCCTTTGGCTTGTTACCCACCCTCAAAACCTTAAAAGATAAACCGAAAGCCACCCCTAGACAAAAAATTATCAGCGAAGTTCTCTCTGCTACTGATAAAGTAAGAATTGATAGTGAGCGTAACTTACTAGATGTCTTAGATAAAGTCCACGAAATCCGCAACGTTGACGATACCCACATCTTCCCCATATCCCAAGTATATGAAGGGTTACTGTTGAAGATGGGGGAGAAAAATAACGATGGTGGGCAATTCTTTACCCCTAGAGAAGTAATAAGGGCGATTGTTACTGCTATAAATCCCCAAATCGGAGAAACCGTCTATGATCCAGCCAGTGGTACAGGAGGCTTCCTTGCCCAAACCTACGAACATATTAGCAATCAATTAGGGGATGACATCACCGCCGAACAATTAGAGACGCTTAAACATCAAACCTTTTACGGTAGAGAAAAAGAAAACCTGATTTATCCCATCGCCTTAGCGAACCTTATGTTACACGGTATTGATCAACCGAACCTATGGCATGGTAACACCTTAACAGGTAGTGCCGTCTATGGCGACTTATTTAAAAATGCCCCTCAATTATTTGATGTTATCCTCACTAATCCGCCTTTTGGGGGTAAAGAACATAAAGAAGTACAAGCCAAGTTTAGTTATAAAACCAGTGCCACTCAAGTTCTTTTTTTACAACACTTAATTGACAGTCTCAATCATAACGGTAGATGCGGAGTCGTGTTAGATGAAGGGGTATTATTCCGCACCAATGAAACCGCCTTTGTGCAAACCAAGAAGAAACTACTCAATGATTGTGATTTATGGTGTATTGTCAGCCTTCCTGCGGGGACATTTGCGGCGGCTGGAGGGGGAGTTAAAGCCAATATTCTATTTTTCACCAAAGGTAAACCCACTGAGAAAATTTGGTATTATGACTTATCTGAGGTGAAAGTTACTAAACGTCAACCCCTAACCTCTAAACACTTTGAGGAATTTTTAGAGTTACTCCCTGATAGACAAGACAGTGAGAGAAGTTGGACTGTTACCCGTGAGGAAATAGAACAGAAAAACTATGATCTCAAAGCCGTCAATCCAAATATAAAAGTAGAGGAGGACGATCAAACCCCTGAAGAACTGATACAATTCATAGAAACTAAAAGTCAAGAAGTACAACTTGTACTAAATAATCTAAGAAAAGGATAA
- a CDS encoding winged helix-turn-helix domain-containing protein produces the protein MSESLPSIPSYQSLMLPILTIVADGSEYKLSEVRQTLENKLGLSNEQLDLKGFNLCFNRNLRTINFTSSPIRFYILLFNEIN, from the coding sequence ATGTCAGAATCTTTACCTTCAATCCCCTCATATCAGTCTTTGATGTTGCCCATATTAACTATTGTTGCTGACGGAAGTGAATATAAATTATCAGAAGTCAGACAAACATTAGAAAATAAATTAGGGCTTAGTAACGAACAACTAGACTTAAAGGGCTTTAACTTGTGCTTTAACCGCAATCTGAGAACGATTAACTTTACTTCCTCCCCGATTCGCTTCTATATACTGCTTTTTAATGAAATCAACTAA
- a CDS encoding SAM-dependent chlorinase/fluorinase: MITLLTDFGLQDIYVGVMKGIIKTINPDIYIIDLTHDIPPQNISAASFALANSVDFFPDDTIHLAIVDPTVGSDRKIVAIAFEKGYIICPNNGIITGVLNRYKPQQIYELTNSNYWLNQIPSNTFHGRDIFAPMTAYLSKGIGLETLGHNLNKEDLVILDDIYPIIKEKEIIGSIQYIDTYGNLITNITAKMLENKSWYVQEGENKIFPQSTYSNIKKKELLTLIGSHGYVEIAINQGNAKMILNKEYGDFITVKIQ, translated from the coding sequence ATGATTACTTTACTGACAGATTTTGGTTTGCAAGATATTTATGTGGGAGTGATGAAAGGAATTATAAAAACAATTAATCCAGATATATATATTATTGATTTAACCCACGATATTCCCCCTCAAAATATCTCCGCCGCTAGTTTTGCTTTAGCAAATTCTGTGGATTTTTTTCCTGATGATACCATTCATTTAGCCATAGTTGATCCTACCGTTGGTAGTGACAGAAAAATAGTTGCGATCGCATTTGAAAAAGGTTATATAATATGTCCTAATAATGGCATAATAACAGGGGTTTTAAATAGGTATAAACCACAACAAATTTATGAGTTAACTAATAGTAATTATTGGCTTAATCAAATTCCTAGCAATACTTTTCATGGTAGAGATATATTTGCACCTATGACGGCTTATTTAAGTAAAGGTATCGGATTAGAAACTTTAGGTCATAATCTTAATAAAGAAGATTTAGTGATTTTAGATGACATTTATCCCATAATTAAAGAAAAAGAAATAATCGGTTCAATACAATATATTGATACTTACGGTAATTTAATTACTAATATCACCGCTAAAATGTTAGAAAATAAATCTTGGTACGTACAAGAAGGAGAAAATAAAATTTTTCCTCAATCCACTTATAGCAACATTAAAAAGAAAGAATTACTTACCCTAATTGGTAGTCATGGATATGTAGAAATAGCCATTAATCAGGGCAATGCTAAAATGATTTTAAATAAAGAATATGGTGATTTTATAACAGTAAAAATACAGTGA
- a CDS encoding NAD(P)-dependent oxidoreductase, with product MNHQIAFLGLGVMGAPMAKNLANAQCQVKVWNRTKNRPHIQSLLQESSLTMVDSIAEAVESAEIIFTCLGDVPDVEEVLLSESGVINFASSNSLVVDFSTIGSTAVKNIASQLEKKQIRFLDAPVSGGDIGAQQGTLTIMVGGKEEDFRECLPYLEIMGKNITHCGEVGSGQGVKLCNQVLASLHMVALCEAMKLAQVQNIDPNLIVKVCSTGAAGSWALANLGKKVIEADFEPGFMIKHILKDLRLVQETLKDEHLPGIELANQLFQVSADLNEGEGYSQGTQGMINAYQHLENFS from the coding sequence ATGAATCATCAAATAGCATTTTTAGGATTAGGGGTAATGGGGGCACCAATGGCAAAAAATTTAGCTAATGCCCAATGTCAAGTTAAAGTTTGGAATCGCACAAAAAATCGCCCTCATATACAATCTTTATTACAAGAATCATCTTTAACAATGGTAGATAGCATTGCCGAAGCGGTAGAGTCTGCCGAAATAATTTTTACTTGTTTAGGAGATGTGCCAGATGTAGAAGAAGTTTTATTGTCAGAGTCAGGGGTAATTAATTTTGCTTCCTCAAACAGCTTAGTAGTTGACTTTAGCACCATTGGCTCAACAGCAGTGAAAAACATTGCCAGTCAATTAGAGAAAAAGCAAATTCGTTTCTTAGATGCCCCTGTTTCTGGGGGAGATATTGGAGCTCAACAAGGCACTTTAACGATTATGGTAGGAGGCAAAGAAGAAGACTTTAGAGAATGTTTACCATATTTAGAGATTATGGGCAAAAATATTACTCACTGTGGAGAAGTCGGTAGTGGACAAGGGGTAAAATTATGTAATCAGGTTTTAGCTAGTTTGCATATGGTAGCCTTATGTGAAGCGATGAAATTAGCCCAAGTTCAAAATATAGACCCCAACTTAATTGTAAAAGTATGTAGTACGGGTGCGGCAGGTTCGTGGGCATTAGCTAATTTGGGCAAAAAAGTTATTGAGGCAGATTTTGAACCCGGATTCATGATTAAGCATATATTAAAAGACTTACGTTTAGTGCAAGAAACCCTCAAGGATGAGCATTTACCCGGCATAGAATTAGCTAATCAGTTATTTCAAGTCAGTGCTGATTTGAATGAAGGAGAAGGATATAGTCAAGGCACTCAGGGGATGATTAATGCTTACCAACATCTGGAAAATTTCAGTTAG
- the pap gene encoding polyphosphate:AMP phosphotransferase: MLDTLDLSNSLDKDTYRYKIEELMRELRSLQNICWLQKLPIIVVLEGWAAAGKGGLVKQMTNYMDPRGFTVHPILAPSDQEKQYPFLWRFWQKIPPVGSIGIFYHSWYTHVLEDRLFKRLEDERVPLIMRDINAFERQLVEDGAVVAKYWLHVSNKELKNRLKKYEKDELESWRVRKEDWQQVKNYEEYSHLAEEMLIYTSTGFAPWVLVEADCQRWAKVKVLTHLVATIREGLAKREIITATPSSAPQNQLLPTEPDYLAQTDLTLHLPKDEYKTKLKKYQVQLRQLQKDIYEHNIGVLLLFEGWDAAGKGGAIKRVTDILDPRSYEVHAFAAPTDEEKKYHYLWRFWRSLPALGKIAICDRSWYGRVLVERIEGFATEIEWRRAYREINEFEAQLATYNYIVLKFWLHISPEEQLNRFQDRKEDPYKRYKLTEEDWRNREKWNLYDVAVNQAIARTSTALAPWTVVPGNDKYYARVHVLETVVNAVKSKIN; encoded by the coding sequence ATGTTAGACACCCTTGATTTAAGTAACTCTCTCGATAAGGATACTTACCGCTACAAAATAGAAGAATTAATGCGAGAGTTGCGATCGCTCCAGAATATTTGTTGGTTACAAAAATTGCCTATCATCGTAGTTTTAGAAGGGTGGGCGGCCGCAGGAAAAGGGGGATTAGTAAAACAAATGACAAACTATATGGATCCTCGTGGTTTTACCGTTCATCCTATCCTAGCACCATCAGACCAAGAAAAACAATATCCTTTTCTTTGGCGTTTCTGGCAGAAAATTCCGCCAGTTGGAAGTATTGGCATTTTTTACCATAGTTGGTACACCCATGTATTAGAAGATAGATTATTTAAGCGCCTAGAAGATGAAAGAGTGCCATTGATAATGAGGGATATTAATGCCTTTGAAAGACAGTTAGTAGAAGATGGGGCAGTGGTTGCTAAATATTGGCTTCATGTTAGCAATAAAGAACTTAAAAATCGTCTTAAAAAATATGAAAAAGATGAACTAGAATCGTGGCGAGTGCGTAAAGAAGACTGGCAACAAGTAAAAAATTATGAGGAATATAGTCATTTAGCAGAAGAAATGTTGATTTATACTAGCACGGGATTTGCCCCGTGGGTTTTAGTAGAGGCAGATTGTCAACGTTGGGCGAAAGTGAAGGTTTTAACCCACCTAGTGGCCACTATTCGAGAAGGTTTAGCCAAGAGAGAAATTATCACAGCAACTCCATCTTCTGCACCCCAAAATCAATTATTACCCACTGAGCCTGATTATTTAGCTCAAACAGATTTAACCTTACACTTACCAAAGGATGAATATAAAACTAAATTAAAAAAATACCAAGTGCAACTCAGACAATTACAAAAAGATATTTATGAACATAATATCGGGGTTTTACTATTGTTTGAAGGTTGGGATGCGGCAGGGAAAGGAGGTGCTATTAAGCGTGTTACCGATATTTTAGACCCTCGTAGTTATGAAGTTCACGCCTTTGCGGCCCCAACAGATGAAGAAAAAAAATATCATTATCTTTGGCGTTTTTGGCGTAGTTTACCAGCTTTAGGAAAAATTGCTATATGCGATCGCAGTTGGTATGGTAGAGTATTAGTAGAAAGAATAGAAGGATTTGCCACGGAGATTGAATGGCGGAGAGCCTACAGAGAAATTAACGAGTTTGAAGCTCAATTAGCTACATATAATTATATTGTTTTAAAATTCTGGTTACATATTAGTCCAGAAGAACAATTAAACCGTTTTCAAGATCGAAAAGAAGACCCTTATAAACGTTATAAACTAACCGAAGAAGATTGGCGCAACCGAGAAAAATGGAATTTGTATGATGTGGCAGTAAATCAAGCGATCGCCCGTACTAGCACAGCCCTCGCCCCTTGGACAGTTGTACCGGGGAATGATAAATATTATGCTAGGGTTCATGTATTAGAAACCGTAGTCAACGCTGTCAAAAGTAAGATTAATTAG